From Zingiber officinale cultivar Zhangliang chromosome 5B, Zo_v1.1, whole genome shotgun sequence, the proteins below share one genomic window:
- the LOC121986153 gene encoding uncharacterized protein LOC121986153, translated as MVQHLILRTPQADPIPHCFLASLRQCLGFILLVVFKDCIIFMEASTCQMCLVRLHPERPQWVVYHQVVFSNQEEAVLVDGSHQTIFWLHYLRCLMALVSQIEGVLMLLEIMLLVVVILMKSLGQ; from the exons ATGGTTCAACATCTAATCTTGCGGACTCCTCAGGCCGACCCTATACCACATTGTTTTCTGGCCAGTCTGCGGCAGTGCCTGGGTTTCATCCTTCTG GTGGTCTTCAAGGATTGCATAATATTCATGGAAGCTTCAACCTGCCAAATGTGCCTGGTTCGCTTGCATCCAGAGAGGCCGCAATGGGTGGTGTACCATCAGGTGGTGTTCAGCAACCAGGAGGAAGCAGTCCTAGTGGACGGTTCTCATCAAACAATCTTTTGGTTGCATTATCTTAG ATGCCTCATGGCTCTGGTGTCACAAATAGAGGGGGTATTAATGTTGTTGGAAATCATGCTTTTAGTAGTAGTAATATTAATGAAGTCACTGGGTCAATAA
- the LOC121987084 gene encoding ethylene-responsive transcription factor ERF034-like translates to MAKMMTTVKKSLADDYDQWQVAASMLEGPTGELTSNGSLDGDVDGGRRRRCRGLLVRVDEATSQFISPILNNSTWRNQHSSSFDPISRSLFPLLLFLFIPSICWPDEERPSSGGAGGGSSGDAVPRRAQATVGAVRGRDQGPWKKVRVWLGTFDSAEAAALAYDSAARAFRGSKAKTNFPLAADAAASPTPTPAFRCPPSADPTLGF, encoded by the exons ATGGCGAAGATGATGACAACGGTGAAGAAGTCACTTGCGGATGACTACGATCAGTGGCAGGTTGCGGCATCGATGCTGGAGGGTCCCACAGGAGAATTG ACGAGTAATGGATCTCTCGACGGTGATGTGGACGGCGGCCGTCGTCGGCGCTGTCGCGGTCTACTGGTTCGTGTGGATGAAGCAACCAGCCAATTTATCTCCCCAATTTTGAACAATTCGACATGGAGAAATCAGCACTCCTCTTCCTTTGATCCCATCTCTcgctccctcttcccccttcttttgttccttttcattccgTCGATCTGTTGGCCAGATGAAGAAAGGCCGAGTTCTGGTGGAGCCGGCGGCGGCAGTAGCGGAGACGCGGTTCCGCGGCGTGCGCAAGCGACCGTGGGGGCGGTTCGCGGCCGAGATCAGGGACCCTGGAAGAAGGTCAGGGTGTGGCTCGGAACCTTCGACTCGGCCGAGGCTGCCGCCCTGGCCTACGACTCCGCCGCTCGCGCGTTCCGTGGTTCCAAGGCCAAGACCAACTTTCCCCTCGCCGCCGACGCTGCTGCGTCTCCCACCCCTACTCCTGCATTCCGCTGCCCTCCCTCCGCTGACCCAACCCTAGGGTTTTGA
- the LOC121986155 gene encoding haloacid dehalogenase-like hydrolase domain-containing protein 3: protein MSMLSKLRCITVDVTGTLIAYKGELGDYYCMAAKAVGLACPDYKRMHEGFKSAYTDMAKEYPCFGHAAKMSNIDWWRSCVKDSFIRAGYEYDNETFEKVFKRIYSTFGSSAPYSVFPDSQPFLRWVRRKGLKVGIVSNAEYRYQDVILPALGLNQRSEWDFGVFSGIVGVEKPDPRIYEIALEMAGNIAPDEALHIGDSMRKDYIPARSVGMRSILLDRFKTSDAESWRQSGAIVLPDLVAVQELLTKEETANAAQEA from the exons ATGTCGATGTTGTCCAAGCTGCGCTGTATAACTGTAGATGTTACTGGCACTCTAATAGCTTACAAGGGAGAACTTGGGGATTACTACTGCATGGCAGCTAAAGCAGTAGGGTTGGCTTGTCCTGATTACAAGCGCATGCACGAAGGCTTCAAGTCTGCATATACAGACATGGCAAAAGAGTATCCATGTTTTGGGCACGCAGCTAAAATGTCGAATATTGATTGGTGGAGATCATGTGTTAAAGATTCATTTATCAGG GCAGGCTACGAATATGACAATGAGACATTTGAAAAAGTGTTCAAGCGCATATATTCAACGTTTGGATCTTCTGCACCCTATTCTGTATTtcctgattctcaacccttcctTAGATGGGTACGTCGTAAGGGCCTCAAAGTTGGGATTGTCAGCAATGCAGAGTATCGATATCAAGATGTAATTCTTCCTGCCTTAGGACTCAATCAG AGGTCAGAGTGGGACTTTGGTGTATTCTCAGGCATAGTGGGTGTTGAGAAACCAGATCCAAGGATCTACGAGATTGCACTTGAGATGGCAGGAAACATTGCCCCAGACGAAGCACTGCACATTGGGGACAGTATGCGCAAGGATTACATCCCTGCCAGAAGCGTCGGTATGCGCAGTATACTATTGGATAGATTTAAGACATCAGACGCCGAAAGTTGGAGACAATCTGGTGCAATTGTGCTTCCTGATCTGGTGGCTGTTCAAGAATTGCTCACCAAGGAAGAAACTGCTAACGCAGCTCAAGAAGCCTAG